A single Stigmatella aurantiaca DNA region contains:
- the clpX gene encoding ATP-dependent Clp protease ATP-binding subunit ClpX — translation MESSARREEPLLTPRQIFERLDRYVIGQQEAKRAVAIAAHNHLKRIQARRLRRGTLIKKSNILLIGPTGSGKTHIARNLAEILSVPFTTVDATEYTEAGYYGKDVEVMISDLLFKANHSVEDTQRGIIFVDEVDKIARRSQGARNGAGSRDIGGEGVQQGLLKMLEGREVFVPMNLTQAWNKSDFVQIDTRDILFICAGTFSDLHEYGEGGSRPLGFGSEEDGRRVTKRISVKQLVDFGMLAEFLGRLPVMVQLQALGEEDLLRVLTEPPDSIIREFRELLAYDEIELDFAPEALREVVHFSVEKGLGARGLRSILEHVMADVMFEAPERGRGSFRIDGEFVRVRLNGLNASQLGA, via the coding sequence ATGGAGTCGTCCGCACGCAGGGAAGAGCCGTTACTCACACCAAGACAGATTTTCGAGCGGCTGGACCGGTACGTCATCGGCCAGCAGGAGGCCAAGCGGGCGGTGGCCATCGCAGCCCACAACCACCTCAAGCGCATCCAGGCGCGGCGGCTCCGGCGTGGCACGCTCATCAAGAAGTCCAACATCCTGCTGATCGGGCCCACCGGGAGCGGCAAGACGCACATCGCGCGCAACCTGGCGGAGATCCTCTCGGTGCCGTTCACCACCGTGGACGCCACCGAGTACACGGAGGCCGGGTACTACGGCAAGGACGTGGAGGTGATGATTTCCGACCTCCTCTTCAAGGCCAACCACTCGGTGGAGGACACCCAGCGGGGCATCATCTTCGTGGACGAGGTGGACAAGATCGCCCGCCGCTCGCAAGGGGCCCGCAACGGCGCGGGCAGCCGGGACATCGGCGGCGAGGGCGTCCAGCAGGGGCTGCTCAAGATGCTGGAGGGGCGCGAAGTCTTCGTCCCCATGAACCTCACCCAGGCGTGGAACAAGAGCGACTTCGTGCAGATCGACACGCGTGACATCCTCTTCATCTGCGCCGGCACGTTCTCGGACCTGCACGAGTACGGGGAGGGCGGCTCGCGCCCCCTGGGCTTCGGCTCCGAGGAGGACGGGCGCCGGGTGACCAAGCGCATCAGCGTTAAGCAACTGGTGGACTTCGGCATGCTGGCGGAGTTCCTCGGCCGCCTGCCGGTGATGGTGCAGCTCCAGGCGCTCGGCGAGGAGGACCTGCTGCGCGTGCTCACCGAGCCCCCGGACTCCATCATCCGCGAGTTCCGCGAGCTGCTCGCCTATGACGAGATTGAATTGGACTTCGCCCCGGAGGCGCTCCGCGAGGTGGTGCACTTCTCGGTGGAGAAGGGGCTGGGGGCCCGCGGCCTGCGCTCCATCCTGGAGCACGTCATGGCGGATGTGATGTTCGAGGCGCCCGAGCGCGGCCGGGGCTCTTTCCGGATCGACGGGGAGTTCGTGCGCGTCCGGCTCAACGGGCTGAACGCCTCGCAACTCGGCGCCTGA
- a CDS encoding CvpA family protein — translation MIIDLIILGLVLFFAVVGAITGAARQVAHLVGLAVAYFVSKRLGPVFAPRLAEALGTPLLIGLLVGSVLLFIVVLVVVRYALGALLQRMLSGQDPENRGADRFIGFLIGGAKVGIIAYVLLSALTFVEQYVVVAGRRMGLSPKGSHALAFARKHNLFEMTQFAALKDFVQVAQLSADPQRAAKLQNDPAYKALRQDPRFQKALRDESLRRSLEQGDHRALLNNNLILQLIQDPDIAARLGAASHAAERRP, via the coding sequence GTGATCATCGATCTCATCATTCTGGGACTGGTGCTGTTCTTCGCGGTGGTGGGCGCCATCACCGGCGCGGCCCGGCAGGTGGCCCACCTGGTGGGGCTGGCGGTGGCCTACTTCGTCTCCAAGCGGCTGGGGCCGGTGTTCGCGCCCAGGCTGGCGGAGGCGCTGGGCACCCCGCTGCTCATCGGGCTGCTGGTGGGCAGCGTGCTGCTCTTCATCGTGGTGCTGGTGGTGGTGCGCTACGCGCTGGGGGCCCTGCTCCAGCGGATGCTCTCGGGCCAGGACCCGGAGAACCGGGGCGCGGACCGGTTCATCGGCTTTCTCATCGGCGGGGCCAAGGTGGGCATCATCGCCTACGTGCTGCTCAGCGCGCTGACGTTCGTGGAGCAGTACGTGGTGGTGGCGGGCCGGCGCATGGGCCTGTCCCCCAAGGGCTCCCACGCCCTGGCCTTCGCGCGCAAGCACAACCTCTTCGAGATGACCCAGTTCGCCGCGCTCAAGGACTTCGTCCAGGTGGCCCAGCTCAGCGCCGACCCCCAGCGCGCCGCGAAGCTCCAGAATGATCCCGCCTACAAGGCGCTGCGGCAGGATCCCCGCTTCCAGAAGGCCCTCCGGGACGAGTCGCTGCGCCGCTCGCTGGAGCAGGGCGACCACCGGGCGCTCCTGAACAACAACCTCATCCTCCAGCTCATCCAGGACCCGGACATCGCCGCCCGGCTGGGCGCGGCCTCCCACGCGGCGGAGCGCCGGCCCTGA
- a CDS encoding J domain-containing protein, with the protein MPRSERPTLSLPTISPVSFAQPTVAAPPPAVQSPQRPTMQGLTPVSVTPQPGPGVTLTAPTPGSPAAAAHRPTLPGIVPVSVTPLPMPPRPPAAPAEVPAVGRPPGVATAAGPPSPVLRPGTPPTMAPVVPPTAGASPTPRPGMPPPVVPAVAPAQASGLRPPVAAPARPAPPTIAPMAPAVPGIPAVPAVAASRPLAPAVPPVAPGIAPVVPPVAPAAAAAGAAPPPPPPAATGKGSLDPAQAAELEVRCSQLDQLDYFEVLKLPKDAAPAAIKKAFYSESRTYHPDRFYQLESKELKERVHELYKRITEAYYVLRDDTKRKKYLADVTGPERAQKLRFTENSEAETKAAVRKEQEEQIGTHPKGRQFYQLGASDLDAGRWSSAERNLKMALTYEPANARYKEKLAEAKKKLEEEAKSKGDSFKIK; encoded by the coding sequence ATGCCCCGCTCCGAGCGCCCGACCCTGTCGCTGCCCACCATCTCGCCGGTGAGCTTCGCGCAGCCCACCGTCGCGGCGCCTCCGCCGGCCGTCCAAAGCCCTCAGCGTCCCACGATGCAAGGGCTGACGCCTGTGTCCGTCACGCCCCAGCCCGGCCCGGGCGTCACGCTGACGGCCCCCACCCCCGGCTCTCCGGCCGCCGCGGCGCACCGGCCTACCCTGCCGGGCATCGTCCCCGTCTCCGTCACCCCGCTTCCCATGCCGCCACGGCCTCCGGCAGCCCCCGCTGAGGTTCCCGCCGTGGGCCGTCCGCCCGGGGTGGCCACCGCCGCTGGGCCCCCTTCCCCCGTGCTTCGGCCCGGCACGCCGCCCACCATGGCCCCGGTGGTGCCTCCCACGGCGGGCGCTTCGCCCACGCCCCGGCCCGGCATGCCGCCCCCGGTGGTGCCCGCGGTGGCCCCGGCTCAGGCTTCAGGTCTCCGGCCACCGGTGGCCGCACCCGCCCGCCCGGCGCCTCCCACCATCGCGCCCATGGCCCCAGCCGTTCCGGGCATTCCCGCAGTCCCGGCGGTGGCCGCCTCACGGCCCCTCGCGCCCGCCGTGCCCCCGGTCGCCCCTGGCATCGCGCCCGTCGTGCCCCCGGTGGCCCCCGCCGCCGCCGCCGCTGGGGCTGCCCCCCCGCCGCCGCCTCCGGCCGCCACGGGCAAGGGCTCGCTGGATCCGGCGCAGGCCGCCGAGCTGGAGGTCCGCTGCTCCCAGCTCGACCAGCTCGACTACTTCGAGGTGCTGAAGCTCCCGAAGGATGCGGCCCCGGCGGCCATCAAGAAGGCCTTCTACTCCGAGAGCCGCACCTACCACCCGGACCGCTTCTACCAGCTGGAGTCCAAGGAGCTGAAAGAGCGGGTCCACGAGCTCTACAAGCGCATCACCGAGGCCTACTACGTCCTGCGCGACGACACGAAGCGCAAGAAGTACCTGGCGGACGTGACGGGCCCGGAGCGGGCGCAGAAGCTGCGCTTCACCGAGAACTCCGAGGCCGAGACCAAGGCCGCCGTCCGCAAGGAGCAGGAGGAGCAGATCGGCACCCACCCCAAGGGGCGCCAGTTCTACCAGCTCGGTGCGAGCGACTTGGATGCGGGCCGCTGGTCCTCCGCCGAGCGCAACCTGAAGATGGCGCTCACCTACGAGCCGGCCAACGCCCGCTACAAGGAGAAGCTCGCCGAGGCCAAGAAGAAGCTCGAGGAAGAGGCCAAGAGCAAGGGTGACTCCTTCAAGATCAAGTAA
- a CDS encoding Hsp70 family protein: protein MSDEIAIGVDLGTSYSCVAVVQDGQPVVIPNEWGESNHASCVSFLDDGSVLVGNAAKKNIIAAPEATVYSAKRLIGRYFFSDEVKKAQAVMPYTIVEGENNAVRIQVHGQTYSLPEISALVLKEMKAVAETYLGREVTKAVVTVPAYFNDNQRQATKDAGRIAGLEVLRILNEPTAAALAYGFGRDVNQRVVVYDLGGGTFDVSILEIGKDVFEVLSTAGDTYLGGDDFDDRIMTWLAEDFLAKTRLDLRQSKYCLQMLKDAAERAKIEVGQNGTAEILCQGICQDGNGNVMDLRNTLTHDQFNRMVMDLVQRTFKVCDEALQSARLSASEIDAVILVGGPTRLPIIRNSVKHYFQKEPMEGINPDQVVSMGACLQAHALLDAHAETFLVDVTPLSLRIGTVGGYTEKVIDKNTPVPIDRSKTFTTSRDGQEKVKIRVYQGESNRAEECELLGEFEFSGFRIGYRGDVKIEVTFEIDTNGMVNVSACDVETGQKTTTTLTLSSGMSETDIQRSIDATRQIQLAGHGGDLPSVA from the coding sequence ATGTCGGACGAGATCGCGATTGGCGTCGACCTGGGCACCTCCTATTCGTGCGTGGCGGTGGTCCAGGACGGCCAGCCGGTGGTCATCCCCAACGAGTGGGGCGAGTCGAACCACGCGTCGTGCGTGTCGTTTCTCGATGACGGCTCGGTGCTGGTGGGCAACGCCGCCAAGAAGAACATCATCGCCGCGCCGGAGGCGACGGTGTACTCGGCCAAGCGGCTCATCGGACGGTACTTCTTCTCCGACGAAGTGAAGAAGGCCCAGGCGGTGATGCCCTACACCATCGTCGAGGGCGAGAACAACGCGGTGCGCATCCAGGTGCACGGCCAGACGTACTCGCTGCCCGAAATCTCCGCGCTGGTGCTCAAGGAGATGAAGGCGGTGGCGGAGACGTACCTGGGGCGCGAGGTGACCAAGGCGGTGGTCACCGTGCCGGCGTACTTCAACGACAACCAGCGCCAGGCCACCAAGGACGCAGGGCGCATCGCGGGGCTGGAGGTGCTGCGCATCCTCAACGAGCCCACCGCGGCGGCGCTCGCCTACGGCTTCGGCCGGGACGTCAACCAGCGCGTGGTGGTGTACGACCTGGGCGGCGGCACCTTCGACGTGTCCATCCTGGAGATCGGCAAGGACGTGTTCGAGGTGCTGTCCACCGCGGGCGACACGTACCTGGGCGGCGACGACTTCGACGACCGCATCATGACGTGGCTGGCCGAGGACTTCCTGGCCAAGACGCGGCTGGACCTGCGCCAGAGCAAGTACTGCCTGCAGATGCTCAAGGATGCCGCCGAGCGGGCGAAGATCGAAGTGGGCCAGAACGGCACGGCGGAGATCCTCTGCCAGGGCATCTGCCAGGACGGCAACGGCAACGTGATGGACCTGCGCAACACGCTGACCCATGACCAGTTCAACCGGATGGTCATGGACCTGGTGCAGCGCACCTTCAAGGTGTGTGACGAGGCGCTGCAGAGCGCGCGGCTGTCCGCCTCGGAGATCGACGCGGTCATCCTGGTGGGCGGCCCCACGCGGCTGCCCATCATCCGCAACTCCGTGAAGCACTACTTCCAGAAGGAGCCCATGGAGGGCATCAACCCCGACCAGGTGGTGTCGATGGGGGCCTGCCTCCAGGCGCACGCGCTGCTGGACGCGCACGCGGAGACGTTCCTGGTGGACGTCACCCCGCTGTCGCTGCGCATCGGCACCGTGGGCGGCTACACGGAAAAGGTCATCGACAAGAACACGCCGGTGCCCATCGACCGCTCGAAGACGTTCACCACCAGCCGCGACGGCCAGGAGAAGGTGAAGATCCGCGTGTACCAGGGCGAGTCCAACCGGGCCGAGGAGTGCGAGCTGCTGGGCGAGTTCGAGTTCTCCGGCTTCCGCATCGGCTACCGCGGGGACGTGAAAATCGAAGTGACGTTCGAGATCGACACCAACGGCATGGTGAACGTGTCGGCCTGTGACGTCGAGACGGGCCAGAAGACGACCACCACGCTCACCCTCTCCTCGGGCATGTCCGAGACCGATATCCAGCGGTCCATCGACGCCACCCGGCAAATCCAGCTCGCAGGTCACGGCGGCGACCTGCCCTCCGTGGCCTAG
- a CDS encoding class II glutamine amidotransferase has protein sequence MSAVLAVLTSDPNLLRCELHRLEGQVRLQGDTRANAAGVGAYADGEVLMRRFSSDEGLTPESLAPPQESGVLLCHVGKLPLGVSPEENTQPFRVRRWLFAHQGALEGFEHLRAPLLEALPEFLRRQVRGATDSEVVFAHFLKRLRETGRTEDPRLEAEVAGALLAEAALALDRAAAKAGAVHPSLLNLVATNGQVLLATRWGEAPLYYTRLEGTDHCEVCGVGPSTPETQPSVGAHRRRRAVVVASHLKRPAGWVELPPGATLAVGGDLQVRQLPAP, from the coding sequence ATGTCCGCCGTCCTGGCCGTGCTCACGTCCGATCCGAACCTGCTGCGGTGCGAGCTGCACCGGCTGGAAGGCCAGGTGCGCCTCCAGGGGGACACCCGGGCGAACGCGGCCGGGGTGGGCGCGTACGCGGACGGGGAGGTGCTGATGCGGCGCTTCTCCTCGGACGAGGGGTTGACGCCGGAGTCCCTGGCCCCCCCGCAGGAGTCCGGCGTGCTGCTGTGCCATGTGGGCAAGCTGCCCCTGGGGGTGTCCCCCGAGGAGAACACCCAGCCGTTCCGGGTGCGCCGCTGGCTGTTCGCGCACCAGGGGGCGCTGGAGGGCTTCGAGCACCTCCGGGCCCCGCTGCTGGAGGCGCTGCCGGAGTTCCTGCGCCGGCAGGTGCGCGGCGCCACGGACAGCGAGGTGGTGTTCGCCCACTTCCTCAAGCGGCTCCGGGAGACGGGGCGCACGGAGGACCCCCGGCTGGAGGCGGAGGTGGCCGGGGCGCTGCTGGCGGAGGCCGCCCTGGCGCTGGACCGGGCCGCGGCGAAGGCGGGGGCGGTGCACCCCTCCTTGCTGAACCTGGTGGCCACCAACGGCCAGGTGCTGCTGGCCACGCGCTGGGGCGAGGCGCCGCTCTACTACACGCGGCTGGAGGGCACGGACCACTGCGAGGTGTGTGGCGTGGGGCCCAGCACCCCGGAGACGCAGCCCAGCGTGGGCGCCCACCGCCGCCGCCGCGCCGTGGTGGTGGCCAGCCACCTGAAGCGCCCGGCGGGCTGGGTGGAGCTGCCCCCGGGGGCCACGCTCGCGGTGGGGGGAGACTTGCAGGTGCGGCAGCTGCCCGCGCCTTGA
- a CDS encoding TonB-dependent receptor has translation MNLLPRVPARALGATLALAFVLWALPTWAQQGASVLTGTVLDASSQQPVADVVVTATAATLQGEEVAVTDSTGLYRLPQLPPGVYTLRFEREGYQPYSRAEVTLRLNRTIRLNVQILPDEFQTSIEVSGTPPAIDVGSTRTGVSVGAETVQNLALIRPGSKGSAARSFEGLAELAPGATSDAYGISLNGTSSPENGFLVDGLATGNPAIGVLGSPVSVEFIEEVNVITGGFMPEFGRATGGVVTAVTKSGSNEFHGSLFTNLTPGFLEGEATRVAREGSVITTDQKLWNLGDFGATLGGPLLKDKLWFFAGVAPSFTRRRLERNLNTFVLDEQGQRVRDAEGFSRTERIPDTTTTYFADQRAVQYLGKLTWQAATDHTLTLSAYGSPTRSGGEGRFAYRPEDQAVEVENIAGAYSALAHRNTQDSRDLSLKLASSFLDKKVLLDANIGWHHQNDTSLPVDGSGIGNATGFSGVPQFEMRRNTPFYAITDLETLPDPSVCNPVNGVSPCTVTNYLLGGPGLLLDRTVERYQGNVVGTLLLSGLGHHVIKAGLDVEVMQNKDTRAYSGRVLYREAVNGSTFQDFRAFGYLTGPDEAVVQPSVPTSTRATAVGGFLQDSWSVMDTVTLNVGLRYDAQTIEGNNGAEAFDLSNQFSPRVGVIYDFTQQGRSKLFASYARYYQNAVLAMVNSQFSNITRLQANRNRAAQNGAPGCDPLRQEAPYTECRDERNIVRSGPESVSRLYSQTFAINSPVDPDLKPQSSDEFVLGGEYELLPGASVGITYTHRNMNDVIEDMSRNEATNYFIGNPGRGIASDFPKAVRDYDAVSLLFNKTFSDLWLIQANYTWSRLHGNYSGLFRPENLQLAPNVTSDFDLVSLTENHTGLLPIDRTHSLKFYGAKELMLSGSASLNLGLSYRGASGAPLNVLGTHYIYGPDFTFILPRGSGGRLPWVHAFDTRLAFNYRLTRDTVATVSLDLFNLFNFQAVTSMDQRYTEDTVDALVGGTPEQLAGLTPRGDTSRTVVVNPNYGKPLSYQPPRSVRLGARLSF, from the coding sequence GTGAACCTTCTTCCGAGAGTCCCGGCGCGCGCCCTCGGCGCGACGCTCGCGTTGGCCTTTGTCCTGTGGGCGCTGCCCACCTGGGCCCAGCAGGGCGCCTCCGTGCTCACGGGCACGGTGCTGGACGCGAGCAGCCAGCAACCCGTCGCCGACGTGGTGGTCACCGCCACCGCCGCCACGCTCCAGGGCGAAGAGGTGGCCGTCACCGACAGCACGGGGCTCTACCGGCTGCCGCAGCTGCCCCCGGGCGTCTACACGCTGCGCTTCGAGCGCGAGGGCTACCAGCCCTACTCGCGCGCCGAAGTCACCCTGCGCCTCAACCGCACCATCCGGCTCAACGTGCAGATCCTCCCGGATGAGTTCCAGACGAGCATCGAGGTGTCGGGCACCCCGCCGGCCATCGACGTGGGCTCCACGCGCACCGGCGTGAGCGTGGGGGCCGAGACGGTGCAGAACCTGGCGTTGATCCGTCCGGGCTCCAAGGGCTCCGCGGCGCGCTCCTTCGAGGGCTTGGCGGAGCTGGCCCCGGGCGCCACCAGCGACGCCTACGGCATCTCGCTCAACGGCACCAGCTCCCCGGAGAACGGCTTCCTCGTGGACGGCCTGGCCACGGGCAACCCGGCCATCGGCGTGCTGGGCTCGCCCGTCTCCGTGGAGTTCATCGAGGAGGTGAACGTCATCACCGGCGGCTTCATGCCCGAGTTCGGCCGCGCCACGGGCGGCGTGGTGACGGCGGTCACCAAGTCCGGCTCCAACGAATTCCACGGCTCGCTCTTCACCAACCTCACCCCGGGCTTCCTGGAGGGCGAGGCCACCCGGGTGGCGCGCGAGGGCAGCGTCATCACCACGGACCAGAAGCTGTGGAACCTGGGCGACTTCGGGGCGACGCTGGGCGGCCCCCTCCTCAAGGACAAGCTCTGGTTCTTCGCGGGCGTGGCGCCCTCGTTCACCCGCCGGAGGCTGGAGCGCAACCTCAACACCTTCGTCCTGGATGAGCAGGGCCAGCGCGTGCGCGACGCCGAGGGCTTCTCGCGGACCGAGCGCATCCCGGACACCACCACTACCTACTTCGCCGACCAGCGCGCGGTGCAGTACCTGGGCAAGCTCACGTGGCAGGCCGCCACGGACCACACCCTCACCCTGTCCGCCTACGGCTCCCCCACGCGCTCCGGCGGCGAGGGCCGCTTCGCCTACCGGCCGGAGGACCAGGCCGTGGAGGTGGAGAACATCGCCGGGGCCTACAGCGCGCTGGCCCACCGCAACACGCAGGACTCGCGCGACCTGTCGCTGAAGCTGGCCTCGTCCTTCCTGGACAAGAAGGTCCTGCTGGACGCCAACATCGGCTGGCATCACCAGAACGACACCAGCCTGCCGGTGGACGGCAGCGGCATCGGCAATGCCACGGGGTTCTCGGGGGTTCCCCAGTTCGAGATGCGGCGCAACACGCCCTTCTATGCCATCACCGACCTGGAGACGCTGCCGGACCCCTCGGTGTGCAACCCCGTCAACGGCGTGTCCCCGTGCACGGTGACCAACTACCTGCTGGGCGGCCCGGGCCTGCTGCTGGACCGGACCGTGGAGCGCTACCAGGGCAACGTGGTGGGCACGCTGCTGCTGAGCGGCCTGGGCCACCACGTCATCAAGGCCGGCCTGGACGTGGAGGTGATGCAGAACAAGGACACGCGCGCCTACTCGGGCCGGGTGCTCTACCGGGAGGCCGTCAACGGCAGCACCTTCCAGGACTTCCGCGCCTTCGGCTACCTCACCGGCCCCGACGAGGCGGTGGTCCAGCCCTCGGTGCCCACCTCCACGCGCGCCACCGCCGTGGGCGGCTTCCTTCAGGACAGCTGGAGCGTGATGGACACAGTCACCCTCAACGTGGGCCTGCGCTACGACGCGCAGACCATCGAGGGCAACAACGGGGCCGAGGCCTTCGACTTGTCCAACCAGTTCTCCCCGCGCGTGGGCGTCATCTACGACTTCACCCAGCAGGGCCGCTCGAAGCTGTTCGCCAGCTACGCGCGCTACTACCAGAACGCCGTGCTGGCCATGGTCAACTCGCAGTTCTCCAACATCACCCGCCTGCAGGCCAACCGTAACCGCGCCGCCCAGAACGGCGCCCCCGGGTGTGATCCGCTCCGCCAGGAGGCGCCCTACACCGAGTGCCGCGACGAGCGGAACATCGTCCGCAGCGGCCCGGAGTCCGTCAGCCGCCTCTACAGCCAGACCTTCGCCATCAACAGCCCGGTGGACCCGGACCTGAAGCCCCAGTCCTCGGATGAGTTCGTGCTGGGCGGCGAGTACGAGCTGCTGCCCGGGGCCAGCGTGGGCATCACCTACACCCACCGGAACATGAACGACGTCATCGAGGACATGTCCCGCAACGAGGCCACCAACTACTTCATCGGCAACCCGGGCCGGGGCATCGCCAGCGACTTCCCCAAGGCCGTGCGCGACTACGACGCCGTGTCGCTGCTCTTCAACAAGACGTTCTCGGACCTGTGGCTCATCCAGGCCAACTACACCTGGTCGCGCCTGCACGGGAACTACTCCGGCCTGTTCCGCCCGGAGAACCTCCAGCTGGCGCCCAACGTCACCTCGGACTTCGACCTGGTCTCCCTGACGGAGAACCACACCGGCCTGCTGCCGATCGACCGGACGCACTCGCTCAAGTTCTACGGGGCCAAGGAGCTGATGCTCTCCGGCTCGGCGAGCCTCAACCTGGGGCTCTCGTACCGGGGCGCCTCGGGCGCGCCGCTCAACGTGCTGGGCACCCACTACATCTATGGTCCGGACTTCACCTTCATCCTGCCCCGCGGCAGCGGCGGCCGCCTGCCGTGGGTGCATGCCTTCGACACGCGCCTGGCGTTCAACTACCGGCTCACCCGGGACACGGTGGCCACGGTGAGCCTGGACCTCTTCAACCTGTTCAACTTCCAGGCGGTGACGAGCATGGATCAGCGCTACACGGAGGACACCGTGGACGCGCTCGTGGGCGGCACGCCGGAGCAGCTCGCCGGCCTGACGCCGCGCGGGGACACCTCCCGCACCGTGGTCGTCAACCCCAACTACGGCAAACCCCTCTCCTACCAGCCGCCCCGCAGCGTCCGGCTCGGTGCGCGCCTCTCGTTCTAA
- the mrtX gene encoding myxosortase MrtX translates to MNRPFGASWRLSAVQEVGLLWALGFLGIILSFLLFGGSSIPKLVATLGFLYLPVIATRWRDEDYRDYGLTLRAWRQDVRLFLLMCLIVGPLFFVGFSVWVEVLQHLPPELKRLLSPHRGPVQFIPQLPPRFGEWVIDQLFVVALPEEFFYRGYMQSRLRDAWPQGRKVLGARLGPAFWVTAALFALGHLAIFQAWRLAVFFPALLFGWMRERTGSVLGAALFHAACNLYIRFLELSFFGT, encoded by the coding sequence GTGAACCGCCCTTTCGGCGCATCCTGGCGCCTGTCCGCCGTGCAGGAGGTGGGGCTCCTGTGGGCCCTGGGCTTCCTGGGCATCATCCTCTCCTTCCTGCTCTTTGGCGGCTCCAGCATCCCCAAGCTGGTGGCCACGCTGGGCTTTCTCTACCTGCCGGTCATCGCCACGCGCTGGCGGGACGAGGACTACCGGGACTACGGCCTCACCCTGCGCGCCTGGCGCCAGGACGTGCGGCTGTTTCTCCTCATGTGCCTCATCGTCGGGCCGCTGTTCTTCGTGGGCTTCTCCGTCTGGGTGGAGGTGTTGCAGCACCTGCCGCCCGAGCTGAAGCGGCTGCTGTCCCCCCACCGGGGGCCCGTCCAGTTCATCCCCCAGCTGCCCCCGCGCTTCGGGGAGTGGGTCATCGACCAGCTCTTCGTCGTGGCGCTGCCCGAGGAGTTCTTCTACCGGGGCTACATGCAGTCGCGGCTCCGGGATGCCTGGCCCCAGGGCCGCAAGGTGCTGGGGGCACGGCTGGGCCCCGCCTTCTGGGTGACGGCGGCGCTGTTTGCCCTGGGGCACCTGGCCATCTTCCAGGCCTGGCGCCTGGCGGTGTTCTTCCCCGCCCTGCTGTTCGGGTGGATGCGCGAGCGCACTGGCTCGGTCCTCGGCGCCGCCCTCTTCCACGCCGCCTGCAACCTCTACATCCGCTTCCTGGAGCTCTCTTTCTTCGGCACCTGA
- a CDS encoding S1 family peptidase, whose protein sequence is MTLRLLVLILGFSLTAHASSREGRPTRADLQRVMEVHARSVVRVHGPRRAGPGVIVGSQGQVLTSVEHVSLEAAEVEFGGQKLTGAVVLAHAGLKIAVVAAPAGAYPSVPVKVQPEGLDGQWLIGVVAGKRKQDARPFAAVARSAQAPFVDLDLPLAPGSPLFDAQGRLAAVVVQPRRGGCRALPLASVQRQLVSLLERP, encoded by the coding sequence TTGACGCTCCGCCTCCTTGTCCTGATCCTCGGTTTCAGCCTCACGGCCCATGCCTCCTCCCGCGAAGGGCGCCCCACTCGCGCGGACCTGCAGCGGGTGATGGAGGTACACGCGCGCTCGGTGGTCCGCGTCCACGGGCCCCGCCGCGCCGGGCCCGGGGTCATCGTGGGCAGCCAGGGGCAGGTGCTCACCTCCGTGGAGCACGTCAGCCTGGAGGCCGCGGAGGTGGAGTTCGGCGGGCAGAAGCTCACGGGCGCGGTGGTGCTCGCCCATGCCGGGCTGAAGATCGCCGTGGTGGCCGCCCCCGCGGGCGCCTACCCGTCCGTGCCCGTGAAGGTGCAGCCCGAGGGGCTGGACGGGCAGTGGCTCATCGGGGTCGTCGCGGGCAAGCGCAAGCAGGACGCGCGCCCCTTCGCCGCCGTGGCCCGAAGCGCCCAGGCCCCCTTCGTGGACCTGGACCTGCCGCTCGCCCCGGGCAGCCCCCTGTTCGATGCCCAGGGCCGCCTGGCCGCGGTCGTCGTCCAGCCGCGCCGCGGGGGCTGCCGGGCCTTGCCCCTGGCCTCCGTCCAGCGCCAGCTCGTCTCCCTCCTGGAGCGCCCGTGA
- a CDS encoding NADPH-dependent FMN reductase yields MLKVAIIVGSTRPGRKAAAVAQWVHDIAKKRSDAEFEVVDLQDFNLPLLDEPVPPSQGKYAHAHTQAWSAKIDPFDAYIFVTPEYNHATSGALKNAIDYLYKEWNNKAAGFVGYGSAGGTRAVENLRLIMGELQVADVRAQVALSLSTDFENYTVFKPAARHETTVNTLLDQVIAWGGALKPLRKK; encoded by the coding sequence ATGCTCAAGGTGGCAATCATCGTCGGCAGCACGCGCCCGGGCCGCAAGGCCGCGGCCGTGGCCCAGTGGGTCCATGACATCGCGAAGAAGCGGAGCGATGCCGAGTTCGAGGTGGTGGACCTCCAGGACTTCAACCTGCCGCTGCTCGATGAGCCCGTGCCGCCGTCCCAGGGCAAGTACGCCCACGCGCACACCCAGGCCTGGTCCGCGAAGATCGATCCCTTCGACGCCTACATCTTCGTGACGCCCGAGTACAACCACGCGACGTCCGGGGCGCTGAAGAACGCGATCGACTACCTCTATAAGGAGTGGAACAACAAGGCGGCCGGCTTCGTGGGCTACGGCAGCGCGGGCGGAACGCGTGCCGTGGAGAACCTGCGGCTCATCATGGGCGAGCTGCAGGTGGCGGACGTGCGGGCCCAGGTGGCGCTCTCGCTCTCCACGGACTTCGAGAACTACACCGTGTTCAAGCCCGCCGCCCGCCACGAGACCACGGTCAACACCCTGCTGGATCAGGTGATTGCCTGGGGCGGGGCGCTGAAGCCGCTGCGCAAGAAGTAG